The following proteins are co-located in the Apium graveolens cultivar Ventura chromosome 5, ASM990537v1, whole genome shotgun sequence genome:
- the LOC141660533 gene encoding F-box protein At1g30790-like, with the protein MAVKNRQTQSVGIEVQLTFDSIMADQEEDRSPFTFSGDSLTEDVVMDILSRLTVKCLLEIRAVSKTWLSIISNPTFNNLQYSRAITSPENEDSFIVNCLEGNDDSLALLRLHSCRTGFDLSRPCSEDHFTYVPKLFLVGTFNDIICVLISKDPARSKFLMGTYMCQNHEKYLWNPATKQSKLLPLPSTRENKDTHSSSFGFGFDPMSVDFKVVTLGEGLYGAKVYFTNMMSVW; encoded by the exons ATGGCTGTTAAGAATAGACAAACTCAGTCCGTTGGCATTGAAGTTCAGTTGACTTTCG ATTCCATAATGGCAGATCAAGAAGAAGACCGTTCCCCGTTTACCTTCAGCGGTGACAGTTTGACAGAGGATGTGGTCATGGACATTCTATCAAGGCTCACTGTAAAATGTCTACTCGAAATAAGGGCAGTGTCCAAAACCTGGCTCTCGATAATTTCAAATCCAACTTTCAATAATTTGCAGTACAGTCGCGCCATCACAAGCCCAGAAAATGAAGACTCTTTCATCGTCAACTGCCTCGAAGGAAATGATGACTCACTTGCTCTCCTCCGCCTCCATTCTTGTCGAACTGGCTTTGATCTTTCTCGTCCATGCTCTGAAGATCACTTCACATATGTTCCCAAGTTGTTCCTTGTTGGTACTTTTAATGATATTATATGCGTTCTTATTTCTAAGGACCCTGCCAGATCTAAGTTTCTCATGGGTACTTATATGTGCCAAAATCATGAGAAATATCTTTGGAACCCTGCAACTAAACAATCCAAGCTCCTTCCCCTACCTAGCACACGGGAGAACAAGGATACACATTCATCATCCTTCGGCTTTGGTTTCGATCCAATGTCAGTTGATTTCAAGGTTGTAACATTGGGCGAGGGGCTCTATGGCGCGAAGGTGTATTTTACAAACATGATGAGTGTTTGGTGA